One Methylophaga marina DNA window includes the following coding sequences:
- a CDS encoding methyl-accepting chemotaxis protein, with protein MNSTSKLLFSSLKNSKNWPGLAAFIILFILTLTGLGLIATGMYTLLYPNLLYISIGVAILFVLSTLAAINLCLPSIHQLKVSLDKMELQNRHNQDAILRLLDEMGDLADGDLTVSATVTEDITGAIADSVNYTIDALRSLVEQINSTTMQVASAAQETQATALHLTDASEHQAQQITEVSSSINQMAGSIEQVSRSASQSSDVAQQSVSLAIQGNSAVKKAIHGMDTIREQIQETSKRIKRLGESSQQIGDIVELINDIAEQTNILSLNAAIQAAMAGEAGRGFAVVADEVQRLAERSSNATRQIDALVKTIQSDTNEAISSMEQSTTEVVAGAKLSQDAGTSLEQIESVSHQLAELINNISDNAKQQATAAVTTSENMNVIQEITMQTSTGTNESAASIGRLLELTNELRKSVSGFKLPR; from the coding sequence ATGAACTCAACCAGCAAGCTTTTATTTTCGTCGCTGAAAAACAGTAAGAACTGGCCGGGACTGGCCGCGTTTATCATTCTGTTTATACTCACCCTGACAGGCTTAGGGCTGATTGCAACGGGTATGTACACACTCCTCTACCCCAATTTGCTCTATATCAGCATTGGCGTAGCCATACTGTTTGTTCTCTCTACTCTGGCAGCTATTAATCTGTGCCTGCCTTCTATTCATCAGTTGAAAGTGTCACTGGATAAAATGGAATTACAAAACAGACACAATCAAGATGCGATTCTTCGATTACTGGATGAAATGGGTGATCTGGCCGATGGTGATCTTACCGTCAGTGCCACAGTGACAGAGGACATCACGGGCGCTATTGCTGATTCCGTTAACTACACCATAGACGCATTGAGAAGTCTGGTTGAGCAAATTAACTCTACCACCATGCAGGTTGCTTCTGCAGCGCAGGAAACACAAGCAACTGCCTTACATCTGACCGATGCCAGTGAGCATCAAGCACAACAAATTACCGAAGTCAGTTCGTCTATCAATCAAATGGCAGGCTCTATCGAGCAAGTATCTCGTAGTGCCAGCCAATCATCTGATGTAGCGCAACAATCTGTATCTCTGGCTATTCAGGGTAACAGTGCAGTGAAAAAAGCGATACACGGTATGGATACCATCCGTGAACAAATTCAAGAAACATCAAAACGTATCAAACGTTTAGGTGAAAGCTCACAACAAATCGGAGATATTGTTGAACTGATTAATGATATCGCTGAACAAACGAATATTCTGTCACTGAACGCCGCCATTCAGGCTGCGATGGCTGGTGAAGCTGGTCGCGGTTTTGCTGTGGTAGCGGATGAGGTTCAGCGCCTTGCTGAACGTTCCAGTAACGCCACACGCCAAATTGATGCCCTGGTTAAAACGATTCAAAGTGATACTAACGAGGCCATCAGTTCGATGGAACAAAGTACAACCGAAGTCGTTGCCGGAGCAAAACTATCACAGGATGCCGGCACCTCTCTCGAGCAAATTGAAAGTGTTTCTCACCAGTTGGCAGAACTTATCAACAATATCTCCGATAATGCCAAACAACAGGCAACGGCTGCGGTGACGACCTCTGAGAACATGAATGTTATTCAGGAAATCACTATGCAAACCTCTACCGGCACCAATGAGAGTGCAGCTTCGATTGGTCGACTTCTAGAGTTAACAAACGAACTGCGTAAGTCTGTATCTGGCTTTAAGTTACCTCGCTAA
- a CDS encoding chemotaxis protein CheW, which yields MMQPQTPEDIIAILQDVERRSRQKAAGLTQQESLGQSWTAIGFRLAGQHFVIPLNDSREVFPVPDHITAVPKAKAWVYGIVNLRGELLPVLDLKHYLLDKPSRLSKRSRIIVINDADINSGLLVDEVYGLKHFQREPDSLDTQAHKEITPYLTGSVYQQDIQWDVFSFSKLIEDERFINAAA from the coding sequence ATGATGCAACCACAAACACCCGAAGACATTATTGCCATATTGCAAGATGTCGAACGCCGTAGCAGACAAAAAGCGGCAGGGTTAACACAACAAGAATCGCTTGGGCAAAGCTGGACAGCCATCGGATTTCGTCTTGCTGGTCAGCATTTTGTGATTCCACTAAACGATTCCAGAGAAGTCTTTCCCGTCCCCGACCACATTACCGCCGTGCCAAAAGCTAAAGCTTGGGTATATGGCATCGTTAACCTTCGTGGTGAACTATTACCCGTCTTGGATCTAAAGCATTATCTTCTTGATAAACCCAGCAGATTATCTAAACGAAGCCGCATTATTGTTATCAACGATGCAGACATCAACAGTGGTTTATTAGTAGATGAAGTCTATGGACTCAAGCATTTTCAACGTGAGCCAGACTCTCTCGACACGCAAGCACATAAAGAAATTACACCTTACTTAACAGGTAGTGTTTACCAGCAAGACATACAATGGGACGTTTTCAGTTTCTCGAAACTTATTGAAGATGAAAGGTTTATTAATGCTGCCGCATAA
- the pilH gene encoding twitching motility response regulator PilH — protein sequence MARILIADDSPTEVYVLQKLLERHGHQVLVAEDGEQAVRITQEEQPDLVLMDVVMPNLNGFQATRLLSRDDDTRHIPIIIVSSKNQETDKMWGLRQGAKGYLGKPVSEDEIIEQIQSLLDK from the coding sequence ATGGCTCGAATTTTAATCGCTGACGACTCGCCTACCGAAGTATATGTGCTTCAAAAACTGTTAGAACGACATGGTCATCAGGTTCTGGTTGCAGAAGACGGTGAGCAAGCAGTTCGTATTACACAAGAAGAACAACCAGACTTAGTATTGATGGATGTGGTTATGCCTAACCTGAATGGCTTTCAGGCTACACGTCTTTTAAGTCGTGATGATGACACTCGTCACATTCCTATCATTATTGTTTCCTCAAAGAATCAGGAAACCGATAAGATGTGGGGACTCCGCCAGGGAGCCAAAGGTTATCTTGGCAAACCGGTCTCAGAGGATGAGATTATTGAACAGATTCAATCGTTGCTGGATAAATGA
- a CDS encoding response regulator yields the protein MVIDDSNTIRRTAETLLKKAGCDVLTADNGFEALPIISAHHPDILFIDIMMPRLDGYQTCALVKNNPKFRDIPVVMLSSKDGLFDRAKGRVVGAEQYLTKPFTREDLLGAIRTHLLEKTQDAN from the coding sequence ATGGTGATTGATGATAGCAACACCATTCGCCGCACAGCTGAAACACTATTAAAAAAGGCAGGGTGTGATGTGTTAACGGCTGACAATGGATTTGAAGCTCTACCCATCATTAGTGCCCATCATCCCGATATTTTATTTATCGATATTATGATGCCACGACTGGATGGCTATCAGACTTGTGCACTAGTGAAGAATAACCCTAAATTTAGGGACATACCCGTAGTAATGCTCTCCAGCAAGGATGGTTTATTTGATAGAGCAAAAGGACGCGTTGTAGGGGCCGAACAATATTTAACCAAGCCTTTTACTCGTGAAGATTTACTCGGTGCCATCCGAACACATTTGCTGGAAAAAACTCAGGACGCAAATTAA
- the gshA gene encoding glutamate--cysteine ligase: protein MTSGVPHLTTALNGPLLKLEAILLEKQTQVETWLREQWLKTPAPFYASVDLRNAGFKLAPVDTNLFPAGFNNLNASFMPLCIHAAQAAVERTCPTAKRVLIVAENHTRNLFYLESLETLRDIFQKAGMEARIGSLLEEIEEPMSIDLPSGKQITLEPLVRKGNRVAVDDFSPCLVLLNNDLSAGRPAILENLEQEVIPPLRAGWSTRKKSDHFTQYNQVAKEFAEQIDIDPWLVSPLTLQCGEVNFKEKSGIECLAKNVNNLLTSIRAKYAEYNIDREPFVVVKADSGTYGMGIMTVKSAEEIENLNRKQRNKMSSAKEGLVVDNVLVQEGVYTFETLGEEKAVAEPVIYMMDHYVVGGFYRVHTGRGVNENLNAPGMHFEPLAFAQSCSTPDQTDLPDSEPNRFYAYGVIARLALLAAAREIA, encoded by the coding sequence ATGACTTCTGGCGTCCCACACTTAACCACCGCTTTAAATGGTCCTCTTCTAAAGTTAGAAGCCATATTGCTAGAAAAGCAGACACAAGTTGAAACATGGTTAAGAGAGCAGTGGTTAAAAACGCCTGCGCCGTTTTATGCTTCTGTCGATCTCCGAAATGCGGGGTTTAAGTTGGCGCCTGTGGATACGAATTTATTCCCTGCTGGGTTTAATAATCTCAACGCCTCTTTTATGCCTTTGTGTATTCACGCTGCTCAGGCTGCTGTTGAACGAACCTGTCCAACAGCAAAACGCGTATTGATCGTGGCTGAAAATCATACGAGGAACTTGTTCTATCTCGAAAGTTTGGAAACCTTACGTGACATCTTCCAAAAAGCAGGTATGGAAGCTCGCATTGGCAGTTTATTAGAAGAGATTGAAGAGCCTATGAGCATTGACCTGCCATCAGGTAAGCAAATTACGCTTGAGCCATTAGTCAGAAAAGGTAATCGTGTTGCCGTGGATGACTTTTCACCCTGTCTGGTTCTGTTAAATAATGACTTATCTGCCGGACGGCCAGCTATTCTCGAAAATCTAGAGCAAGAGGTTATTCCACCATTACGCGCAGGCTGGTCAACCAGAAAAAAATCTGATCATTTCACTCAATATAATCAAGTCGCAAAAGAATTTGCTGAGCAGATTGATATAGATCCGTGGTTAGTATCCCCTTTGACATTGCAATGCGGTGAAGTGAATTTTAAAGAAAAGTCGGGCATAGAGTGTCTCGCCAAAAATGTGAACAATTTGCTGACATCTATTCGAGCCAAATACGCTGAATATAATATCGACAGAGAGCCGTTTGTTGTTGTGAAAGCCGATTCCGGTACCTATGGGATGGGCATTATGACGGTTAAAAGCGCCGAGGAAATCGAAAACCTCAATCGTAAACAACGAAATAAAATGTCATCCGCTAAGGAAGGTTTGGTGGTGGATAATGTGTTGGTTCAGGAAGGCGTTTACACCTTCGAGACATTGGGGGAAGAAAAGGCGGTAGCTGAACCCGTTATTTATATGATGGATCACTATGTGGTAGGTGGCTTCTATCGTGTTCACACTGGGCGTGGCGTTAATGAAAATTTAAATGCGCCGGGGATGCATTTTGAACCACTGGCCTTTGCTCAGTCCTGTAGCACACCAGATCAAACAGATTTGCCTGATTCGGAACCGAACCGCTTTTATGCCTACGGTGTCATCGCTAGATTAGCGTTGTTAGCAGCAGCGAGAGAAATCGCCTGA
- a CDS encoding FIST signal transduction protein, translating into MKFVQEHLPAKTGLNKLPSASPLPEANWVLVFGSVSRFNDKGFAKTLKKRYPNAEIIGCTTSGEITGDGVYDDSIHITAMQWERSTLRFISKPVNSMEQSHALGAQIAAELKMDDLKGVFVLSDGLNVNGSELVEGLQEILPNIPITGGLAGDSAAFKQTLLINNDKIQDRTVIAVGIYGEDAIVTSGALGGWQPYGPPRKITRSNKNVVYELDNKPALPLYKMYIGYYANELPASGLNFPFAIMDEKNVNVIRTLLSINEQDNSLTFAGNIKEGSTVRFLKSDHDRLVLGASEAARQILQKDVNINDKALAICVSCVGRKLVMESQVSDEVFAVQRLLGMQTGITGFYSNGEICSGEDDSHSLLHNQTMTIAYLSEHNA; encoded by the coding sequence ATGAAGTTTGTACAGGAGCACCTCCCCGCCAAGACGGGTTTAAATAAATTACCGTCGGCCTCTCCCCTTCCTGAAGCCAACTGGGTACTCGTTTTCGGCTCAGTCAGCCGCTTCAACGATAAAGGTTTTGCTAAAACCCTAAAAAAACGCTACCCAAACGCCGAAATCATCGGTTGCACCACATCGGGCGAGATTACAGGTGATGGTGTTTATGATGACAGCATCCATATCACAGCCATGCAGTGGGAGCGAAGCACGCTCCGCTTTATAAGCAAGCCGGTTAATAGTATGGAGCAATCCCATGCACTGGGTGCTCAAATTGCCGCTGAGTTAAAAATGGATGATCTCAAAGGCGTGTTTGTTCTCAGTGACGGTTTGAATGTTAATGGTTCTGAACTGGTAGAAGGTCTCCAGGAGATATTGCCCAATATTCCTATCACAGGTGGTCTAGCAGGCGACTCTGCTGCATTCAAGCAAACCTTACTCATCAACAATGACAAAATTCAGGATCGTACAGTGATCGCTGTTGGTATTTACGGAGAAGATGCCATCGTTACCAGTGGCGCCTTAGGCGGCTGGCAACCATACGGACCACCAAGAAAAATTACGCGTTCAAACAAAAATGTGGTGTACGAGTTAGACAATAAACCCGCTCTTCCACTTTACAAGATGTACATAGGCTATTACGCCAATGAATTACCTGCTTCTGGCTTGAATTTCCCCTTTGCCATCATGGATGAGAAGAATGTTAATGTCATCAGAACACTCCTCTCGATTAATGAACAAGATAATAGCTTGACCTTTGCAGGCAATATAAAAGAAGGGTCTACCGTTCGTTTTCTCAAGTCTGATCATGATCGTTTGGTTTTAGGTGCCAGTGAAGCAGCCAGACAAATATTACAAAAAGACGTCAACATAAACGATAAAGCCTTAGCTATTTGCGTGAGCTGTGTTGGCCGTAAATTAGTCATGGAATCTCAGGTATCAGACGAAGTGTTTGCTGTGCAAAGACTACTGGGTATGCAGACAGGCATCACCGGATTCTATTCAAATGGTGAAATCTGTTCAGGGGAAGATGATAGTCACAGTTTACTGCACAACCAAACCATGACTATCGCTTATCTGAGTGAGCACAACGCCTGA
- the gatB gene encoding Asp-tRNA(Asn)/Glu-tRNA(Gln) amidotransferase subunit GatB: MEWEVVIGLEIHTQLATKSKIFSGAATAYGAEPNTQACAVDLGLPGVLPVLNAEAVRMAIKFGLAVDAEISERSVFARKNYFYPDLPKGYQISQYELPIVGKGHISIELEDGSEKVIGITRAHLEEDAGKSLHEDFDGQTGIDLNRAGTPLLEIVSEPDMRSAKEAVAYMRKIHSLVRYLEICDGNMQEGSFRCDANVSIRPKGQEKFGTRAELKNINSFRNVERAINYEVERQIDVLESGGEVIQETRLYDADKNETRAMRSKEEANDYRYFPDPDLLPLIIDQATITDIKATLPELPNEKRDRFVNELGLSLYDASVLTSSRELATYFESLLAATGGNDPKQCANWVIVELSGALNKASMDITESPVSAEQLAGVLNRISDNTISGKIAKTVFEALWKGEGKDADAIIENKGLKQVTDTGAIEAMVDEVLANNPDQVQQYRDGKEQLLGFFVGQIMKASKGKANPAQVNELLKKKLNG, encoded by the coding sequence ATGGAATGGGAAGTTGTTATTGGGTTAGAGATTCATACCCAACTCGCCACCAAGTCTAAGATTTTCTCTGGTGCTGCTACAGCATATGGTGCAGAGCCGAATACACAAGCATGTGCCGTTGACCTGGGTCTGCCGGGCGTATTACCGGTACTCAATGCAGAAGCTGTCAGAATGGCGATTAAGTTTGGTCTTGCCGTTGATGCTGAGATTTCTGAACGTTCAGTCTTTGCCCGCAAAAATTACTTCTATCCTGACTTACCAAAAGGCTATCAAATCAGCCAATATGAATTACCCATTGTCGGAAAAGGCCACATCAGTATCGAACTGGAGGATGGCTCTGAAAAAGTCATCGGTATTACTCGTGCTCATCTCGAAGAAGATGCTGGCAAATCACTACATGAAGACTTTGACGGTCAAACAGGCATTGATTTAAACCGAGCAGGCACACCGTTGTTAGAAATTGTGTCTGAACCTGATATGCGCAGCGCAAAAGAAGCGGTTGCTTATATGAGGAAAATCCACTCACTGGTTCGCTATCTTGAGATTTGTGATGGCAATATGCAGGAAGGTTCATTCCGCTGCGACGCGAACGTTTCAATTCGTCCTAAAGGGCAGGAAAAGTTTGGTACCCGTGCCGAGCTGAAAAACATTAACTCTTTCCGTAACGTTGAACGCGCTATTAACTACGAAGTGGAGCGTCAAATTGATGTGTTGGAATCAGGTGGTGAAGTCATTCAGGAAACGCGTTTGTACGATGCCGACAAAAATGAAACGCGCGCGATGCGCAGTAAAGAAGAAGCGAATGACTACCGTTACTTCCCTGATCCTGATTTGCTCCCACTGATTATTGACCAAGCCACGATCACTGATATTAAAGCGACATTGCCAGAACTACCCAACGAAAAACGTGACCGCTTTGTCAATGAGTTAGGTCTATCGCTGTATGACGCCTCAGTACTCACCAGTAGCCGTGAGCTAGCCACTTATTTTGAGTCATTATTAGCGGCTACTGGCGGCAATGATCCTAAACAGTGTGCAAACTGGGTTATTGTTGAGCTGTCCGGTGCGCTAAATAAAGCAAGCATGGATATTACTGAATCGCCGGTGAGTGCTGAACAGCTTGCTGGTGTCTTAAACAGAATCAGTGATAACACCATTTCAGGCAAAATCGCCAAAACCGTGTTTGAAGCATTGTGGAAAGGTGAAGGTAAAGATGCCGATGCGATCATCGAAAATAAAGGTCTGAAGCAAGTCACCGATACCGGCGCTATTGAAGCTATGGTGGATGAAGTATTGGCAAATAATCCTGATCAAGTGCAGCAATACCGGGATGGCAAGGAACAATTACTTGGCTTCTTCGTTGGCCAGATAATGAAAGCGTCAAAAGGTAAAGCCAACCCAGCCCAGGTAAATGAATTACTGAAGAAAAAACTGAATGGATAA
- a CDS encoding HAD family hydrolase, producing the protein MALAIFDLDNTLLAGDSDYLWGRYLCENNIVDEDAYRASNDHFLQEYTNGTLDIYAFLEFVFTPYANHPMSELEAWRAAYLEEKIKPIILPAGIELIEKHRAQGDTLLIITATNSFLTQPIAELLGIEHLIGTDPEMIDGAFTGKVSGTPSFQRGKVERLKMWLNHRDETMENSTFYSDSHNDIPLLELVDTPVAVDPDEKLEAFAKEKGWKILSLR; encoded by the coding sequence ATGGCGTTGGCAATTTTTGATTTGGATAATACTTTACTGGCCGGTGATAGCGACTATTTATGGGGTCGTTACTTGTGTGAAAATAACATTGTAGACGAGGACGCCTACCGGGCTAGCAATGATCATTTTCTTCAAGAATACACTAACGGCACGCTCGATATCTACGCATTTTTGGAGTTTGTCTTTACACCTTACGCCAACCACCCCATGTCTGAATTAGAAGCTTGGCGCGCGGCCTATCTAGAAGAAAAAATTAAACCCATCATTTTGCCAGCGGGTATCGAACTCATCGAAAAGCATCGCGCTCAAGGCGATACATTACTCATTATTACGGCCACCAATAGTTTCCTGACCCAGCCTATTGCGGAGCTCCTGGGCATTGAACATTTAATTGGCACGGATCCAGAAATGATTGATGGCGCGTTTACCGGCAAAGTCTCAGGCACGCCCTCGTTTCAGCGTGGTAAAGTCGAGCGTTTGAAAATGTGGTTAAACCATCGGGATGAAACGATGGAGAACAGTACTTTTTACAGTGATTCTCATAACGATATCCCACTATTAGAACTGGTCGATACCCCTGTCGCCGTTGATCCCGATGAGAAGCTTGAAGCCTTTGCTAAGGAAAAAGGCTGGAAAATTCTCAGTTTGCGTTAA
- the argA gene encoding amino-acid N-acetyltransferase, which translates to MNDTVKPVTPQNLATTTSWFRTAAPYIHSHRGATFVIAFDGETIDSQEFEPLLHDISILNSLGIKLVLVYGARPQIEASCIEQNIPVRYHNGLRVTDDISLVIAKAAIGKLRLDIESKLSFGLPHTPMADARIRCISGNLVIARPAGIIDGVDLGHTGEVRRIDAEGINQQLGLGNIVLLPPLGYSLTGESFNVSAESIATEVATALRADKLIFIGHSNKTMPRELTVNEAEKTLSSHPSLHAAVKACRAGVTRVHILDRAINGVLLQELFSRDGAGTLVTSTSFETTRQATIDDVGGILELIQPLEEKGVVVKRSRELLEREIDHFTVMERDGSVVACAALYPYPDNDMAELACLAVSNQYQSHGRGQQLLGVLEQSAKAQGINNLCVLTTQTAHWFLEHGFKPAEIADLPVAKQALYNYQRKSRVFRKELD; encoded by the coding sequence ATGAACGACACTGTAAAGCCAGTTACACCACAAAACTTAGCCACCACAACCAGCTGGTTTCGTACCGCTGCGCCTTATATTCATAGTCATCGTGGCGCGACTTTTGTGATTGCTTTTGATGGTGAAACCATCGATAGCCAGGAATTCGAGCCCCTGCTCCATGATATCTCTATCCTGAATAGCTTAGGCATTAAATTGGTTCTAGTATACGGTGCCAGACCTCAGATTGAAGCAAGCTGTATCGAACAAAACATACCTGTTAGATATCACAATGGTTTGAGAGTGACCGATGATATCAGCTTGGTTATTGCCAAAGCAGCCATTGGTAAACTGCGCCTTGATATCGAATCGAAACTGTCCTTTGGGTTACCACATACGCCAATGGCCGATGCACGTATTCGTTGTATCAGTGGGAACTTGGTGATTGCCAGACCTGCTGGCATCATAGATGGTGTGGATCTGGGTCATACCGGTGAAGTGCGCCGTATCGATGCTGAAGGCATCAATCAACAATTGGGATTAGGTAATATTGTTTTGCTGCCCCCTCTGGGTTACTCCCTTACAGGCGAAAGCTTCAACGTTTCAGCTGAATCTATCGCGACAGAAGTGGCCACAGCATTACGCGCAGATAAATTGATCTTTATTGGTCACAGTAACAAAACGATGCCCCGCGAACTGACGGTGAATGAGGCAGAAAAAACACTCAGCTCCCATCCTTCATTACATGCTGCGGTAAAAGCCTGTAGAGCAGGCGTCACCAGAGTACATATTCTGGATAGAGCCATTAACGGTGTTTTATTACAGGAATTATTCAGCCGTGATGGTGCTGGTACGCTGGTAACGTCCACCTCTTTTGAAACCACAAGACAAGCAACGATTGATGATGTCGGCGGTATCCTGGAGTTAATTCAACCGTTAGAAGAAAAAGGAGTTGTCGTAAAACGTTCAAGAGAGTTACTAGAACGAGAGATCGATCATTTCACGGTCATGGAGCGTGATGGCAGTGTTGTAGCCTGCGCGGCACTTTACCCCTATCCTGATAATGATATGGCAGAACTTGCTTGCCTGGCGGTATCGAATCAATACCAGAGTCATGGTCGCGGTCAGCAATTACTCGGGGTACTGGAGCAGTCAGCAAAAGCACAAGGCATCAATAATCTGTGCGTGTTAACCACTCAAACGGCGCACTGGTTTTTAGAGCATGGGTTCAAACCAGCAGAAATAGCTGATCTCCCTGTCGCAAAACAAGCGCTATACAATTATCAGCGCAAATCGCGTGTGTTCAGAAAAGAACTGGATTAA
- the ilvD gene encoding dihydroxy-acid dehydratase, with product MPQYRSRTSTAGRNMAGARALWRATGMKDDDFNKPIIAIANSFTQFVPGHVHLKDLGQLVAREIEKAGGVAKEFNTIAVDDGIAMGHGGMLYSLPSRDIIADSVEYMVNAHCADAIVCISNCDKITPGMLMAAMRLNIPVIFVSGGPMEAGKTKLAGKDVKLDLVDAMVQAADEHVSDADVEQVERSACPTCGSCSGMFTANSMNCLTEALGLSLPGNGSLLATHADRKELFLEAGRRIVDLAKRYYENDEEDVLPRSIATKAAFENAIALDIAMGGSTNTVLHLLAAANEAKVDFTMADIDRMSRKIPNLCKVAPATNKYHMEDVHRAGGVISILGELAAGGLLHTDAPTVHSKTMGEGLKQWDVKRTDYEPALTRYLAGPAGIPTQEAFSQNCRWPELDLDRENGCIRDVEHAYSKDGGLAVLYGNLAEDGCIVKTAGVDESILTFSGPARIFESQDDSVAAILRGDIKEGDVVLIRYEGPKGGPGMQEMLYPTSYLKSKGLGKACALLTDGRFSGGTSGLSIGHASPEAAEGGNIGLVEEGDIIHIDIPNRKINVEISDEELAHRRAAMEAKGDDAWKPVAREREVSLALQAYAALTTSAAKGAVRDVEQLKRR from the coding sequence ATGCCTCAATATCGTTCAAGAACATCTACCGCGGGTAGAAATATGGCTGGCGCTCGCGCACTGTGGCGGGCGACAGGAATGAAAGATGATGATTTCAATAAACCTATCATCGCTATTGCAAACTCGTTTACACAATTTGTTCCCGGACATGTTCATCTAAAAGATCTTGGCCAACTGGTTGCGCGCGAAATTGAAAAAGCGGGCGGTGTCGCAAAAGAGTTCAATACCATTGCCGTTGATGATGGTATCGCTATGGGGCATGGCGGCATGCTTTACAGCTTACCATCGCGCGACATTATCGCTGACTCTGTTGAATATATGGTCAATGCGCACTGCGCGGATGCCATTGTTTGTATTTCAAACTGCGACAAGATCACACCCGGCATGTTAATGGCCGCTATGCGACTCAATATTCCGGTGATTTTTGTTTCTGGTGGACCAATGGAAGCGGGTAAAACAAAACTCGCTGGTAAAGACGTCAAGCTGGATCTGGTGGATGCCATGGTTCAGGCAGCGGATGAGCATGTCAGTGATGCGGATGTCGAACAGGTTGAGCGTAGTGCCTGTCCAACCTGTGGTTCATGCTCTGGTATGTTTACAGCTAACTCAATGAACTGCCTGACGGAAGCTTTGGGGCTATCATTACCAGGCAATGGTTCATTGCTTGCTACACACGCGGATCGCAAAGAACTGTTTCTGGAAGCAGGTCGTCGCATCGTCGATTTAGCTAAACGCTACTATGAAAATGATGAAGAGGATGTATTACCGCGATCTATTGCGACAAAAGCGGCGTTTGAAAACGCCATTGCCCTAGATATTGCGATGGGTGGTTCAACCAATACCGTGCTGCACTTATTAGCGGCGGCGAATGAAGCCAAAGTCGACTTTACTATGGCTGATATTGATCGCATGTCACGTAAAATTCCGAATTTATGTAAAGTCGCGCCTGCCACCAACAAATACCACATGGAAGATGTACACCGCGCTGGTGGTGTCATTTCTATTCTTGGTGAATTAGCGGCTGGTGGTTTATTGCATACTGATGCGCCCACAGTTCACAGCAAAACCATGGGTGAAGGTTTAAAACAATGGGATGTGAAACGCACAGACTATGAGCCTGCATTAACACGTTATCTCGCTGGTCCTGCTGGTATTCCAACACAGGAAGCCTTCAGTCAGAACTGCCGTTGGCCAGAGCTGGATTTGGATCGTGAAAACGGCTGTATTCGTGATGTCGAACATGCTTATAGTAAAGATGGCGGCTTGGCCGTGTTGTATGGCAATTTAGCTGAAGATGGTTGTATTGTGAAAACGGCCGGTGTGGATGAGTCTATTTTGACTTTCTCTGGTCCGGCACGCATTTTTGAGTCTCAAGATGACTCTGTCGCAGCTATTTTAAGAGGGGATATCAAAGAAGGTGATGTTGTCCTCATTCGCTATGAAGGACCCAAAGGTGGACCAGGCATGCAGGAAATGCTGTATCCCACCAGCTACCTGAAATCTAAAGGTTTAGGTAAAGCCTGTGCCTTATTAACTGATGGACGTTTCTCCGGTGGTACATCGGGTTTATCTATTGGTCATGCTTCACCTGAAGCGGCAGAAGGCGGGAATATTGGCTTGGTGGAGGAAGGCGATATCATCCATATCGATATTCCTAACCGTAAGATCAATGTTGAGATAAGCGACGAAGAGCTGGCGCATCGTCGTGCCGCTATGGAAGCGAAAGGCGATGATGCCTGGAAACCCGTTGCGCGTGAGCGTGAAGTGAGCCTAGCTCTTCAGGCCTATGCCGCATTGACTACCTCAGCGGCGAAAGGGGCTGTTCGGGATGTTGAACAACTCAAGCGTCGATAG